From the genome of Bradyrhizobium sp. SZCCHNS1050, one region includes:
- a CDS encoding helix-turn-helix transcriptional regulator, with the protein MRKRLEIQARRDFSTAAHSRAARSQKPISTGRNNCLARPARRIDRRRPGLIRCRSWQHLITSSGRQALHDASKRDRVRLDHLPEAVRRIGADGRQSGLQDYVGLRREFAGRFVAVDRRVLPAGQCHDRFDAESVEDLFGGFKASGDVHNPDRYQNYFETQQPSFFNGILAMPAPSFAAMKKPPAKQPETPPDRERTQRLKRLREITSGSSQTAFAKKLDISPARWNNFERGAPLSIEIAQKLVRIIPGLSLDWLYNGERRGLSVDLDRRLHEPEAGDDSARA; encoded by the coding sequence TTGCGCAAACGCCTTGAAATACAGGCGCGGCGTGACTTTTCCACAGCCGCGCACAGCCGCGCGGCGAGATCGCAAAAACCGATATCCACAGGCCGAAATAATTGCCTTGCGCGCCCTGCCCGCCGGATCGACCGGCGCCGCCCTGGCCTGATACGGTGCCGGTCATGGCAGCACCTCATCACCAGCAGCGGACGGCAGGCGCTGCACGACGCCAGCAAGCGCGACAGGGTCCGGCTCGATCATTTGCCAGAGGCTGTCAGGCGCATCGGCGCCGATGGCAGACAGAGCGGCCTTCAGGACTACGTAGGTCTTCGGCGGGAATTTGCCGGACGATTTGTAGCAGTGGACCGCCGGGTACTTCCCGCCGGTCAGTGTCATGATCGCTTCGATGCCGAGAGCGTCGAAGATCTGTTCGGTGGTTTCAAGGCGTCGGGGGATGTCCATAACCCCGACCGCTATCAAAATTATTTTGAAACTCAACAACCAAGTTTCTTTAATGGGATTTTAGCGATGCCTGCGCCATCCTTCGCGGCGATGAAAAAGCCGCCTGCGAAGCAACCCGAAACGCCGCCAGATCGTGAACGCACTCAAAGGCTTAAACGACTGCGCGAGATCACGAGCGGCAGCAGCCAGACGGCCTTCGCAAAAAAGTTGGATATATCCCCTGCCCGCTGGAACAATTTCGAGCGCGGCGCCCCGCTCAGCATCGAAATCGCGCAAAAGCTAGTGCGAATCATCCCCGGACTGTCCCTCGACTGGCTCTACAACGGAGAGCGGAGGGGCCTCAGCGTCGACCTTGATCGGCGTCTGCACGAGCCGGAGGCTGGCGACGATTCCGCGCGCGCTTGA
- a CDS encoding site-specific integrase codes for MSIYQTRKSPYWQYDFEIEHLRFYGSTKLRDERQAQAFEDARKIEARALVERLKAEGSSPLTLKAACDRWWTEHGSTLADQRIRSVLDRLVEIMGARTYLHTISDDAVSRMVTERRKDTRRDRTVVENGRKVILHRPITPRTVNRTIDLLRQVMYRAADNWNAAIVKMPKWRKHRLKQVKRHIREISAAEEATLDAAEDRDYADVRRFAIITGLRKGNLFLTWPQVDFELAVIRVITKGGQPRVIPLTKEAYQMLWRRRGDHPVYVFTFAAKRTWKKHPKNGEQRIKGQRYPITYYGFTTYARRWKKLGIAARIHDLRHTTGMRTLRRTRNLKVVQTLLGHTDIKTTATFYTDALVEDLRQAMEETASAGRSATRPKSHILPKS; via the coding sequence ATGTCCATCTACCAGACCCGGAAGAGCCCCTACTGGCAGTACGACTTCGAGATCGAACATCTTCGCTTTTACGGCTCCACAAAGCTCCGGGATGAACGTCAGGCTCAGGCCTTCGAGGACGCGCGCAAGATCGAAGCCCGCGCCCTCGTCGAGCGACTGAAGGCCGAGGGCTCGTCGCCTCTGACCCTCAAGGCTGCCTGCGACCGCTGGTGGACCGAGCACGGCTCGACCCTGGCCGACCAGCGCATCCGCAGCGTGCTCGATCGCCTGGTCGAGATCATGGGCGCACGAACCTATCTGCACACCATCAGCGACGACGCCGTTTCGCGCATGGTCACTGAGCGACGGAAGGATACAAGGCGCGACCGCACCGTGGTCGAGAACGGCCGCAAGGTCATCCTGCACCGTCCGATCACTCCGCGCACGGTCAACCGCACCATCGACCTGCTGCGCCAGGTCATGTACCGCGCCGCCGACAACTGGAACGCGGCGATCGTCAAGATGCCGAAGTGGCGCAAGCACCGGCTGAAGCAGGTCAAGCGCCACATCCGCGAGATCTCGGCGGCCGAGGAAGCGACGCTCGACGCAGCGGAGGATCGCGATTATGCCGACGTCAGGCGATTTGCCATCATCACCGGCCTGCGCAAGGGCAACCTGTTCCTGACCTGGCCCCAGGTCGATTTCGAATTAGCGGTCATCCGTGTCATCACCAAAGGGGGCCAGCCGCGGGTGATCCCGCTGACCAAGGAAGCCTATCAGATGCTGTGGCGCCGGCGCGGCGATCATCCTGTCTACGTATTCACCTTCGCCGCCAAACGCACCTGGAAGAAGCACCCGAAGAATGGCGAACAGCGGATCAAGGGCCAGCGCTATCCCATCACATATTACGGCTTCACCACCTATGCGCGGCGCTGGAAAAAGCTCGGCATCGCCGCCCGCATCCACGATTTGCGCCATACGACGGGCATGCGCACGCTACGGCGGACCCGAAACCTCAAGGTTGTGCAGACGCTACTGGGACATACGGACATTAAAACGACGGCGACGTTCTATACGGACGCGCTGGTCGAGGATCTGCGGCAGGCGATGGAGGAAACCGCG